In Deltaproteobacteria bacterium GWC2_55_46, a single window of DNA contains:
- a CDS encoding threonine synthase, producing MSYMKALKCRECGKEYPKEALHVCELCFGPLEVVYEYEKIKGVLTREKIEKRAPNMWRYKELLPIEGEPTVGAQVGFTPLIKADNLAKAIGVKEVYVKNDAVNYPTLSFKDRVVSVAISRAREMGFKIAACASTGNLANSVAANAAACGMESFVFIPYDLEQTKILGTLVYGANVVAIKGTYDEVNRLCSEIAGKYGWAFVNINIRPYYAEGSKTFGYEIAEQLGWTLPKHIVVPMAGGSLITKIHKAFKELHTLGFVPENTTRFYGAQAAGCSPIVNAVKEGSELIRPVRPNTIAKSLAIGNPADGYYSAKVMRDSGGWGECVTDEEIIEAMKLLAETEGIFAETAGGVTLGTTKKLIEAGRIPKDESIVICITGNGLKTQEALHGKIGQPTVINARLQEFDDLVKANGKEYAVKG from the coding sequence ATGAGTTACATGAAGGCGTTGAAATGCAGGGAGTGCGGAAAGGAATACCCGAAAGAGGCGCTCCATGTTTGCGAGCTGTGTTTCGGCCCTCTTGAGGTCGTATACGAGTACGAGAAGATAAAGGGCGTCCTCACCAGGGAGAAGATAGAGAAAAGGGCGCCGAACATGTGGAGATACAAGGAGCTCCTTCCGATAGAGGGCGAGCCAACGGTAGGCGCCCAGGTCGGGTTCACCCCGCTGATAAAGGCAGATAACCTCGCGAAGGCCATCGGCGTGAAAGAGGTCTACGTAAAAAACGACGCGGTCAACTACCCGACGCTTTCGTTCAAGGACAGGGTCGTATCTGTGGCGATATCGAGGGCCAGGGAGATGGGCTTCAAGATAGCGGCGTGCGCCTCTACAGGCAACCTCGCCAACTCCGTGGCGGCCAACGCCGCGGCCTGCGGCATGGAGAGTTTTGTATTCATCCCGTACGACCTTGAGCAGACAAAGATACTCGGCACGCTCGTCTACGGCGCAAACGTCGTCGCCATAAAGGGCACATACGACGAAGTGAACAGGCTCTGCAGCGAGATAGCCGGGAAATACGGCTGGGCCTTCGTGAACATCAACATCAGGCCCTATTACGCCGAAGGCTCCAAGACCTTCGGCTACGAGATAGCGGAGCAGCTCGGATGGACGCTCCCGAAGCACATAGTCGTGCCTATGGCCGGAGGCTCTCTCATAACCAAGATACACAAGGCCTTCAAGGAGCTTCACACACTGGGCTTTGTGCCGGAGAACACGACCAGGTTCTACGGCGCCCAGGCCGCCGGGTGCTCCCCGATAGTGAACGCCGTCAAGGAGGGGAGCGAGCTCATACGCCCGGTGAGGCCCAATACGATAGCCAAGTCTTTAGCAATCGGCAACCCGGCCGACGGATACTACTCGGCGAAGGTCATGAGGGACTCGGGCGGCTGGGGCGAGTGCGTTACGGATGAGGAGATAATAGAGGCGATGAAGCTCCTGGCCGAAACAGAGGGGATATTCGCCGAGACCGCCGGAGGCGTTACCCTCGGGACGACAAAGAAGCTCATCGAGGCCGGCAGGATACCAAAGGACGAATCAATAGTCATCTGCATAACCGGCAACGGGCTTAAAACCCAGGAGGCTCTCCACGGGAAGATAGGCCAGCCTACCGTCATCAACGCAAGGCTGCAGGAGTTCGACGACCTGGTCAAGGCCAACGGGAAAGAGTACGCGGTAAAGGGTTGA
- a CDS encoding adenylyltransferase, whose product MDFTEEQIERYSRHIILPEVGGKGQAKLLKSKVFVLGAGGLGSPSLMYLAAAGVGTIGIADGDCVDLSNLQRQIIHNNDRVGMPKVHSAMETINKLNPDVNVVPFHGRLNVENIRDIIRDYDVVLDGSDNFPTRFLMNDAAYFEQKPLVSGSMFRFDGQVSVFNPRRGFPCYRCLYPEPPPKGLVPSCQEAGVLGALAGVIGVLQAVETVKLLLGIGDTLEGHLMIFDALKMTFRKVKVRKDPECGLCGDKATIRELVAYEEQACELRTAATCEK is encoded by the coding sequence ATGGACTTCACAGAAGAGCAGATCGAACGGTATTCAAGGCACATAATATTGCCCGAAGTGGGCGGCAAGGGGCAGGCAAAGCTTCTTAAGAGCAAGGTCTTTGTCCTGGGCGCAGGCGGCCTCGGCTCTCCGTCGCTAATGTACCTCGCCGCGGCAGGTGTCGGGACGATAGGCATAGCTGACGGCGACTGCGTGGACTTAAGCAACCTCCAGCGCCAGATAATCCACAATAACGACAGGGTCGGCATGCCGAAGGTCCATTCGGCCATGGAGACCATAAATAAATTGAACCCGGACGTAAATGTCGTGCCGTTCCACGGGCGGCTGAACGTCGAGAATATCAGGGACATAATCAGGGACTATGACGTGGTTCTCGACGGGAGCGACAACTTCCCGACGAGGTTCCTCATGAACGACGCCGCGTATTTCGAGCAAAAGCCGCTCGTCTCGGGGTCGATGTTCAGGTTCGACGGCCAGGTATCGGTCTTTAACCCCAGGAGGGGCTTCCCGTGCTACAGGTGCCTGTACCCTGAGCCTCCCCCAAAGGGGCTGGTGCCTAGCTGCCAGGAGGCTGGCGTCCTTGGGGCGCTTGCAGGCGTCATAGGGGTACTGCAGGCTGTAGAGACGGTCAAGCTCCTTTTGGGCATAGGCGACACCCTTGAAGGCCATCTCATGATATTCGACGCCCTCAAGATGACCTTCAGGAAGGTGAAGGTCAGGAAGGACCCTGAGTGCGGCCTTTGCGGAGACAAGGCCACCATACGCGAGCTTGTGGCATATGAGGAACAGGCCTGCGAATTGAGGACAGCCGCTACTTGCGAGAAGTGA
- a CDS encoding FeS-binding protein: MKKRVYLTYPKEQVKEPLLYYVGKNFNVMTNIRQASVSDKIGLVALELEGEPEEIEKAIQFFIEKGVKVEPIELGIIE; the protein is encoded by the coding sequence TTGAAGAAAAGGGTCTATCTCACCTACCCGAAAGAGCAGGTAAAGGAGCCGCTTCTTTACTACGTCGGCAAGAACTTCAACGTCATGACCAATATCAGGCAGGCGAGCGTGTCTGACAAGATAGGTCTTGTTGCCCTCGAGCTTGAAGGTGAGCCGGAGGAGATAGAGAAGGCGATACAGTTCTTCATCGAAAAGGGCGTCAAGGTAGAGCCCATCGAGCTGGGTATCATCGAGTAG
- a CDS encoding sulfate adenylyltransferase encodes MEGLIRPHGGVLVNRALEGKEREETAKRAKELKKLTLNDREISDIEMISIGAFSPIEGFMCKDDYHAVMDTMHLKNGLPWTMPITLSATGEEAKALKVGMEVALANGEGEILATMRIDEIFAHDKEKEAIQVYGTAEDKHPGVKKVYEMGDMLLGGKISLVKRPEHTEFIEERLDPRDTRALFNEKGWKRVVGFQTRNPIHRAHEYIQKSALEIVDGILIHPLVGETKGDDIPASVRMRCYKALIENYYPKDRVALVVNPAAMRYAGPKEAVFHALIRKNYGCTHFIIGRDHAGVGNYYGTFDAHYIFENFDPQAIGITPLFFDHTFYCKKCGGMASYKTCPHDSSEHVVLSGTKVREMLRTGVYPPPEFSRPEVARILIEAMQGQPQ; translated from the coding sequence GTGGAAGGACTCATAAGGCCGCATGGCGGGGTGCTGGTGAACAGGGCCCTTGAAGGAAAGGAACGGGAAGAGACGGCGAAGAGGGCAAAGGAGCTTAAGAAGCTTACCCTCAACGACCGCGAGATATCCGATATCGAGATGATATCCATAGGCGCCTTCAGCCCGATCGAGGGCTTCATGTGCAAGGACGACTATCACGCGGTGATGGACACCATGCACCTTAAAAACGGGCTTCCGTGGACGATGCCCATAACCCTTTCTGCCACGGGCGAGGAGGCCAAGGCGCTCAAGGTCGGGATGGAAGTGGCCCTTGCCAACGGAGAGGGCGAGATACTCGCCACCATGCGCATAGACGAGATATTCGCCCATGACAAGGAGAAGGAGGCAATCCAGGTCTACGGCACCGCTGAGGACAAGCACCCCGGCGTAAAGAAGGTGTACGAGATGGGCGACATGCTGCTCGGCGGGAAGATATCGCTCGTAAAGAGGCCCGAGCATACCGAGTTCATCGAAGAGAGGCTCGACCCCAGGGACACAAGGGCCCTTTTCAACGAGAAGGGCTGGAAGAGGGTGGTCGGTTTCCAGACCAGGAACCCGATACACAGGGCGCACGAGTACATACAGAAGAGCGCCCTTGAGATAGTCGACGGCATACTCATACACCCGCTCGTCGGCGAGACCAAGGGGGACGATATCCCGGCCTCGGTCAGGATGAGGTGCTACAAGGCCCTGATAGAGAACTACTATCCGAAGGACAGGGTCGCGCTCGTCGTGAACCCGGCGGCCATGAGGTACGCGGGTCCCAAGGAAGCGGTCTTCCACGCCCTCATAAGGAAGAATTACGGCTGCACCCACTTCATAATAGGCAGGGACCACGCCGGAGTGGGCAACTACTACGGCACCTTTGACGCGCATTACATCTTTGAGAACTTCGACCCGCAGGCCATCGGCATAACTCCGCTCTTCTTCGACCACACCTTCTACTGCAAGAAGTGCGGCGGCATGGCCTCGTACAAGACCTGCCCGCACGATTCCTCCGAGCATGTCGTCCTCTCGGGGACAAAGGTGAGGGAGATGCTCCGTACAGGCGTATACCCTCCGCCTGAGTTCAGCAGGCCTGAGGTCGCCAGGATACTCATAGAGGCTATGCAGGGCCAGCCACAGTAA
- a CDS encoding sulfite reductase yields the protein MDFNDLKSGGFIKQKQKDLFTVRLRCPGGKLTTDKLVEISKLAQKYSKKGVVHLSYRQSLEILYVDYKDFNALVADLEKVGQKVASCGPRVRVPTACGGCEYNPNGLTDTQGLAQMVDEKFFGTPTPHKFKTCFSGCPIDCSRTKEMDLGFQGVVDPVWVEADCTGCTLCAPACKEGAIESDPDTGKPIFDPMKCIYCGDCIRACPTEAWKAGKYGHTVRVGGKHGRHPMEAKEVCKFLPDEKVADAVRMTVEWYNANGKRGERIGTAIERVGLENYLKFMEPVFQNNQSAAAAQG from the coding sequence ATGGATTTCAACGACCTCAAGTCCGGCGGTTTCATAAAGCAGAAGCAGAAGGACCTTTTTACCGTAAGGCTCAGGTGCCCTGGCGGCAAGCTTACCACCGATAAGCTCGTTGAGATATCGAAGCTGGCGCAAAAATACAGCAAAAAGGGGGTCGTCCACCTCTCTTACCGCCAGTCGCTCGAGATACTGTACGTCGATTACAAGGACTTCAACGCCCTTGTGGCCGACCTTGAGAAGGTCGGGCAGAAGGTCGCCTCCTGCGGCCCGAGAGTGAGGGTCCCGACCGCTTGCGGCGGCTGCGAGTACAACCCGAACGGGCTCACAGACACGCAGGGGCTCGCGCAGATGGTCGACGAGAAGTTCTTCGGCACCCCTACGCCGCACAAGTTCAAGACCTGCTTTTCCGGCTGCCCCATAGACTGCTCCAGGACCAAGGAGATGGACCTGGGCTTTCAGGGCGTAGTCGACCCGGTCTGGGTGGAGGCGGACTGCACCGGCTGCACACTTTGCGCCCCGGCCTGCAAAGAGGGCGCTATAGAGTCCGACCCTGATACAGGCAAGCCAATATTCGACCCGATGAAGTGCATCTACTGCGGCGACTGCATTAGGGCATGCCCGACAGAGGCATGGAAGGCCGGGAAATACGGCCATACCGTGAGGGTCGGCGGCAAGCATGGCAGGCACCCCATGGAGGCCAAGGAGGTATGCAAGTTCCTCCCGGATGAAAAGGTCGCCGACGCCGTAAGGATGACGGTTGAATGGTACAACGCCAACGGCAAGAGGGGCGAAAGGATAGGGACAGCTATAGAGAGGGTGGGCCTGGAGAACTATCTCAAGTTCATGGAGCCCGTATTCCAGAATAACCAGTCGGCCGCTGCCGCGCAAGGGTGA
- a CDS encoding phosphoadenosine phosphosulfate reductase: MSKAWTEEELKKISDGLEGKAPEEAIRWAVENFATGELSLACSFGAEDVALMDMLTKIKPDARVFYLDTDLLFKESHEVKEKLMQRYGVTLEKYGAKTTLEEMAAEFGPELWKKEPDKCCNIRKMVPLAEALSGLKCWITGIRRDQAPTRANAPVVSWDAKFGLVKINPLVRWTSQDVWEYIRKNNVPYCSLHDKNYPSIGCEPCTRPVMPGDDPRAGRWAGFQKTECGLHK, from the coding sequence ATGTCAAAGGCGTGGACAGAGGAAGAACTTAAAAAGATTAGCGATGGTCTTGAGGGCAAGGCCCCGGAAGAGGCGATAAGGTGGGCTGTAGAGAACTTCGCGACCGGCGAGCTTTCGCTTGCTTGCAGCTTCGGCGCGGAGGACGTGGCCCTGATGGATATGCTGACGAAGATAAAGCCCGACGCGAGGGTCTTCTACCTCGATACCGATCTTCTCTTCAAGGAATCACATGAGGTGAAGGAGAAGCTCATGCAGAGGTACGGGGTGACGCTTGAGAAATACGGCGCGAAGACCACACTGGAAGAGATGGCCGCGGAGTTCGGCCCCGAGCTCTGGAAGAAGGAGCCGGACAAGTGCTGCAACATAAGGAAGATGGTCCCCTTGGCCGAGGCCCTCTCAGGGCTCAAGTGCTGGATAACCGGCATCAGGCGCGATCAGGCCCCCACGAGGGCAAACGCGCCTGTAGTAAGCTGGGACGCAAAGTTCGGCCTCGTCAAGATCAACCCGCTCGTCAGATGGACCTCGCAGGATGTATGGGAGTATATCAGGAAGAACAACGTCCCATACTGCTCGCTCCATGACAAGAACTACCCCTCTATCGGATGCGAGCCCTGCACGCGTCCTGTCATGCCCGGAGATGACCCGAGGGCAGGCAGGTGGGCCGGCTTTCAGAAGACCGAATGCGGTCTGCATAAGTAA
- a CDS encoding peptide chain release factor 3, whose product MAKHFQKEVDRRRTFGIISHPDAGKTTLTEKLLLYGGAIQLAGAVKARKASRHATSDWMAIEKERGISVTTSVMKFNYRDFEVNLLDTPGHQDFSEDTYRVLTAVDSALMVIDSAKGVEPQTEKLMGVCRMRNTPVITFINKLDREGMDPLDILSQIEDKLQIECTPLSWPIGSGKAFKGVYNLYKKELHLFTPGQEKRDADGIVITDIADPRLDELVGKQAAELRHDIELLHGAANPFDIGDYLKGSQSPVFFGSAINNFGVKELLDAFVELAPSPGPRAAVERIVSPYEEPFTGFAFKIQANMDPAHRDRIAFIRICSGRFTRGMRVMHHRIGKELILSNATIFMAQDRTNVEEAFSGDIIGIHNHGTIKIGDTFTEKEPLKFTGIPSFAPEHFRRVILKNPLKVKQLQKGLEQLTEEGAVQVFRPLMGNDYILGAVGALQFDVTIARLRDEYGVEAAYEGVEAQRARWIDGERKKIEEFEKKNVMRLARDTEGNLTYLAPSEWQLNYTIEQWPDIVFNRTKEHSL is encoded by the coding sequence GACGCCGGTAAGACCACGCTCACTGAAAAGCTCCTCCTTTACGGCGGGGCCATTCAGCTCGCGGGCGCGGTCAAGGCAAGGAAGGCCTCACGCCACGCCACGAGCGACTGGATGGCGATTGAGAAGGAGAGGGGCATCTCCGTTACCACCTCGGTGATGAAGTTCAATTACCGTGATTTTGAGGTGAACCTTCTCGACACCCCAGGCCACCAGGACTTCTCGGAGGATACCTACAGGGTCTTGACTGCCGTAGACAGCGCCCTCATGGTCATAGACTCCGCAAAGGGCGTTGAGCCGCAGACCGAGAAGCTCATGGGCGTATGCCGCATGAGGAACACCCCTGTCATCACCTTCATCAACAAGCTCGACCGCGAGGGCATGGACCCGCTCGATATACTCTCCCAGATCGAGGATAAGCTTCAAATTGAATGTACCCCTCTTTCATGGCCCATTGGCTCTGGCAAGGCCTTCAAGGGGGTCTATAACCTCTACAAGAAGGAGCTGCACCTGTTTACCCCTGGACAGGAGAAGAGGGACGCCGACGGCATCGTCATAACCGACATCGCCGACCCCAGGCTCGATGAACTGGTGGGAAAACAGGCCGCGGAACTGAGGCACGATATAGAGCTCCTGCATGGCGCGGCAAACCCGTTCGACATCGGGGATTACCTGAAGGGCAGCCAGTCGCCGGTATTCTTCGGGAGCGCCATCAACAACTTTGGCGTTAAGGAACTCCTCGACGCCTTTGTAGAGCTTGCCCCATCCCCCGGCCCCAGGGCCGCCGTCGAAAGGATAGTGTCGCCGTATGAAGAGCCCTTTACCGGCTTCGCCTTCAAGATACAGGCGAACATGGACCCGGCGCACAGGGACAGGATCGCCTTCATAAGGATATGCTCGGGCAGGTTCACACGCGGCATGAGGGTCATGCACCACAGGATAGGCAAAGAGCTGATACTATCGAACGCCACCATATTCATGGCGCAGGACAGGACGAACGTCGAAGAGGCCTTCTCAGGAGACATCATCGGCATACACAACCACGGCACGATAAAGATAGGCGATACATTCACCGAAAAAGAGCCCTTGAAGTTCACCGGCATACCGAGCTTCGCCCCGGAGCACTTCAGGCGCGTTATACTCAAGAACCCGCTCAAGGTAAAGCAATTGCAGAAGGGGCTTGAGCAGCTGACCGAAGAGGGCGCTGTCCAGGTCTTCAGGCCCCTTATGGGGAACGACTACATACTCGGGGCCGTTGGGGCGCTTCAGTTCGACGTGACGATAGCGAGGCTCAGGGACGAGTACGGTGTAGAGGCCGCATATGAAGGTGTAGAGGCGCAGAGGGCGCGCTGGATAGACGGGGAGAGAAAGAAGATAGAAGAGTTCGAGAAGAAAAACGTCATGCGCCTTGCGAGGGATACCGAGGGGAACCTTACCTACCTCGCGCCGAGCGAGTGGCAGCTCAACTACACGATAGAGCAGTGGCCGGATATCGTCTTCAACAGGACCAAAGAGCACAGTCTATAA
- a CDS encoding molybdopterin synthase sulfur carrier subunit, whose product MAVKVRIPTPLRKLTNGSDEVTASGANVAEIIEDLERNYPGLKERICEDNGKLRRFVNIYLNDEDIRFKENMETALRENDELSIIPAIAGGVS is encoded by the coding sequence ATGGCTGTAAAGGTGAGGATTCCGACCCCGCTCCGCAAGCTCACGAACGGCTCTGACGAGGTTACCGCCTCAGGCGCGAATGTCGCCGAGATAATAGAAGACCTCGAGAGGAACTACCCGGGGCTCAAGGAGAGGATCTGCGAGGACAATGGCAAGCTCCGCAGGTTCGTGAACATATACCTCAATGACGAGGATATAAGGTTCAAGGAAAATATGGAGACCGCGCTCAGGGAAAACGACGAGCTCTCCATAATCCCAGCCATCGCCGGAGGCGTATCTTGA
- a CDS encoding cysteine synthase, with product MRGQRLLEAAPQKAFSAIKGSVLDLVGNTPLVKINNITKNLPPEVEVYVKLEGYNPGGSVKDRAALSMILDAETSGRLTKEKVILDSTSGNTGIAYAWIGAVKGYQVELVVPANVSEERKKILHAFGAKVVYSNPLEGSDGAIRLAWKLYVDNPEKYCKLDQYNNPSNPLAHFNGTGVEIIEQTEGRITHFVASIGTGGTIMGTGRRLKEFNKDIRVVAVEPAAAFHGLEGLKHMASSIVPGIYHEDELDEKAPAPTEESYTMVKRLAREEGLLVGQSSGAAMWGALEVARKLKKGLIVVIFPDGGDKYLSTRLWEL from the coding sequence ATGAGAGGACAAAGGCTGCTTGAGGCTGCCCCGCAGAAGGCATTCTCCGCTATAAAGGGCTCGGTTCTGGACCTTGTTGGCAATACACCGCTTGTAAAGATAAACAACATCACAAAAAACCTGCCTCCTGAGGTAGAGGTCTATGTCAAGTTGGAGGGCTACAACCCGGGAGGGTCGGTAAAGGACAGGGCCGCCCTCAGTATGATACTCGACGCAGAGACGAGCGGCAGGCTCACGAAGGAGAAGGTCATACTTGACTCGACCTCCGGCAATACCGGCATAGCCTATGCCTGGATAGGGGCCGTGAAGGGCTACCAGGTAGAGCTCGTGGTCCCTGCCAACGTAAGCGAGGAGAGGAAGAAGATACTCCACGCCTTTGGCGCGAAGGTCGTCTACTCAAACCCTCTCGAGGGCTCTGACGGGGCGATAAGGCTCGCCTGGAAGCTATACGTCGACAACCCGGAGAAGTACTGCAAGCTCGACCAGTACAACAACCCGTCAAACCCTCTCGCGCACTTCAACGGCACCGGAGTTGAGATAATAGAGCAGACCGAGGGCAGGATAACGCATTTCGTCGCCTCTATCGGCACCGGCGGCACCATCATGGGCACTGGCAGGAGGCTCAAGGAATTCAATAAGGATATACGCGTAGTAGCCGTAGAGCCGGCTGCCGCCTTCCACGGCCTCGAGGGCTTGAAGCACATGGCCTCGTCCATCGTCCCTGGCATCTACCACGAGGACGAGCTTGATGAGAAGGCCCCGGCCCCCACGGAAGAGTCCTATACCATGGTAAAGAGGCTTGCCAGGGAGGAGGGCCTACTGGTAGGCCAGTCCTCTGGCGCGGCCATGTGGGGGGCGCTTGAGGTCGCAAGGAAGCTCAAGAAAGGCCTTATAGTCGTGATCTTCCCTGACGGCGGGGACAAGTACCTCTCCACCCGCCTGTGGGAGTTATAA
- a CDS encoding tRNA methyltransferase produces MSDTDIKTQATLDLRGVLCPINFVKTKLKLETMSPGEVLEVILDSGDPIQNVPKSIKDEGHKIVEVKREGDSFRLKVQRGS; encoded by the coding sequence ATGTCCGATACCGATATCAAGACGCAAGCCACACTCGATTTAAGGGGGGTGCTATGCCCCATCAACTTCGTCAAGACCAAGCTCAAGCTCGAGACCATGAGCCCTGGCGAGGTGCTTGAGGTGATACTCGATTCCGGAGACCCCATACAGAACGTGCCAAAGTCCATAAAGGACGAGGGGCACAAGATCGTCGAGGTCAAGCGTGAAGGCGACAGCTTCAGGCTGAAGGTTCAGAGGGGCTCTTAA
- a CDS encoding anion transporter, producing MSIEIDTRPIWLILALKAVRPLFFFILALLFLYFITMPAPAGLAPEGQKAIAVFLLCLVLWVTNVVPLAITSLFAIVLVPVLGILPHKETYGLFGNEAVFFILGAFILAGAVMHSGLSNRIALNIMKRYGHSPKKLLVSIFLLAAILSFFMSEHAVAAMLFPIVLEISKALGLKPGQSNYGKLLFFSLAWGCVIGGVATFLGGARVPLAIGILKETTGDTIGFLDYTIAVLPLVVIMLFVGFFLLTRIYPVDITGVENARQVIIKRLKGLGKISFSEYAVGGVLAVTIAAWMFLGARMGLATIALSSVVALFVFKLVRWKDIEEYVNWGIILMYGGAIILGTALDRSGAAQWLVKGAVGAWAVSPWTIFAVFSLLAIMMTEAMSNAAVIAVLLPVSIGLAQSLSIEPSVVTFAVAVPAGLAFMFPMSTPANAIAVSSNYVTVRDMIKGGVIMTVVAWITFNLVAAYWWPLIGMGY from the coding sequence GTGAGCATAGAGATAGATACCCGGCCCATCTGGCTGATACTGGCGCTTAAGGCGGTAAGGCCTCTTTTCTTTTTCATACTCGCTCTTTTATTCCTTTATTTCATAACCATGCCGGCGCCGGCAGGCCTCGCTCCCGAGGGGCAGAAGGCCATAGCCGTATTCCTTCTCTGCCTCGTCCTCTGGGTCACAAACGTGGTGCCGCTGGCCATAACGAGCCTTTTCGCCATCGTCCTTGTGCCTGTGCTCGGGATACTCCCTCATAAGGAGACCTACGGCCTTTTCGGCAATGAGGCGGTATTCTTCATCCTCGGCGCGTTCATACTCGCCGGCGCTGTAATGCACTCCGGCCTCTCGAACAGGATAGCGCTTAACATAATGAAGAGGTACGGCCATTCGCCGAAAAAGCTCCTTGTGAGCATATTCCTCCTGGCGGCTATACTGTCGTTTTTCATGTCCGAGCACGCCGTGGCCGCGATGCTCTTTCCCATCGTGCTCGAGATATCAAAGGCGCTTGGGCTCAAGCCAGGGCAGTCCAATTACGGCAAGCTCCTCTTCTTTTCTCTGGCGTGGGGGTGCGTCATCGGCGGGGTGGCCACCTTCCTTGGGGGCGCGAGGGTGCCTCTCGCGATAGGCATACTCAAGGAGACGACCGGGGATACCATAGGGTTTCTCGACTACACCATAGCTGTCCTGCCGCTGGTTGTCATCATGCTCTTTGTCGGGTTTTTCCTCCTTACGAGGATCTATCCGGTAGACATAACAGGGGTCGAGAACGCCCGCCAGGTCATCATTAAAAGGCTCAAGGGTCTTGGAAAGATAAGTTTTTCCGAATACGCCGTTGGCGGCGTGCTGGCCGTTACGATCGCGGCCTGGATGTTCCTCGGCGCCAGGATGGGACTGGCGACGATCGCCCTCAGCTCGGTAGTGGCCCTCTTTGTCTTTAAGCTCGTAAGATGGAAAGATATAGAGGAATACGTCAATTGGGGTATAATACTCATGTACGGCGGGGCCATAATACTGGGGACCGCGCTCGACCGGAGCGGGGCCGCCCAGTGGCTCGTAAAAGGGGCGGTCGGGGCGTGGGCAGTGAGCCCGTGGACGATCTTCGCGGTATTTTCGTTACTCGCGATTATGATGACAGAGGCGATGAGCAACGCGGCCGTCATAGCGGTGCTGCTGCCGGTGAGCATCGGGCTGGCCCAGAGCCTGTCGATCGAGCCGTCGGTCGTCACCTTCGCGGTAGCCGTTCCGGCTGGATTGGCCTTCATGTTCCCTATGTCGACCCCGGCAAACGCCATAGCCGTATCGTCCAACTACGTTACGGTACGGGACATGATAAAGGGCGGCGTTATAATGACCGTGGTGGCGTGGATAACCTTCAACCTTGTGGCGGCGTACTGGTGGCCTCTTATAGGCATGGGGTATTGA